In Deltaproteobacteria bacterium, the genomic window TGGTGGACGACATCAAGGCGGCCATGTCCGGCATGCTCAGCCCGGATATCCGCGAGGTCTACCTGGGTCAGGCCGATGTACAGCAAACCTTCAGTGTCCCCAAGGTCGGCACCATCGCCGGCTGCATGGTCAGCGACGGCAAGTTGAAACGCAATGCCGGCATCCGGCTGCTGCGTGACGGCGTGGTCATCTACACGGGCAAGCTCAGCTCCTTGAAACGTTTCAAGGATGACGCCCGCGAGGTCACCAAGGGCTATGAGTGTGGCGTTGCGTTGGAAAACTTCAACGACATCAAGGTTGGCGACATCATCGAAGCCTTCGAGGAAGTCGAGGAGGCCCGGACCATTTAACGGTTCGGGGAAACGCCCATGATCGTGGGGACCTTGCGTCTGGAATTCAGACTGCATGGCGTTTTTTCCTTGAAGGAAAAACGAAAAACCGCCAACAGCCTAAAGCAGAAACTGCGCAACACGTTCAATGTCGCGGTGGCCGAAACCGAGGCCCAGGATGCACACCAGATCCTGGTCCTCGGGGTGGTCACGGTGGCCAACGAAACACGTCACGTGCACAGCCAGCTCTCCAAGGTCCTGGCCTGGGTGGAAGCCTCCACCGATGACGAGCTTGTCCATGCCGACATGGACGTATTTGGAGCCTGATTTTATGCAACGCAGCACGACTCGCCGTTCGGCTCAGATGGCCGACCAAATCATGCAGGTTCTTGGCATGCTCCTGGTCCAGGAAGTCGAGGACCCGGTCCTGGCCCTGACCACCATCACCGGGGTCCGACTGAACCGGGATTTCAGCATCGCGGAAGTGCTCTACACCCACATCCGTGGACGCGCCGCCGAAGCGGAAATAGACAAGGCCCTGCATCGGGCCAAGGGCTTTTTGCGCACACGCCTGGGCAGGGAGCTCAAATTGCGGGCCATTCCGGACCTGCGATTCACCTGGGACACATTCCTCGAGGACATGGTCTATGACGCCCCCCCTGAAACTCATTGTTGAACGCATCCGGGAAACGGACAACTTCCTGATCGTTTCCCATGTTTCGCCCGATGGCGACGCCCTGGGGTCCATGCTGGCCATGGGGGAGCTGTTGCGCGCCCTGGACAAGCACGTCACCCTGTTCAACGAATCCGGCCTTCCGGACCGCTTCACCTGGCTCAAGCCCAAATGGGACATCCCCCGCGAACTGCCCGCCACCGAGCCGGAAACCGTCATCGTCCTGGACTGCGGCAGTCCGGAGCGGGCTGGCTCCGTCATCGCGCCCTGGCTCGCGTCCAAGCCGGTCATCAACATCGACCATCATCTTGGCAACCCCATGTTCGGCACCTTGAACTGGGTCGAGCAGCGGGCGTCGTCCGTGGGAGAAATGATCGGCATGCTGGCCCGCAAGCTGGGCATGCCCCTGGCCGGTTTGCTGGGTGAATACGTCTATCTGGCCCTTGTTTCGGACACGGGCGATTTCCGTTTCAACAACACCCGCCCCGAAACCCTGGAAATGGCCGCTGAAATCCTGCGCCTGGGCTTGCTTCCCGGCCCATTTCACGAACAGATGCAGTCCACCGGCACCCTGGACCAACTCCGGATGCGCGGCACGGTCATCCAACAGGCATCGCTCCACGCCCAGGGGCGGATCACCCTCATCGCCTTTACCCGCGATATTTTCGAGCGTACCGGCACCGGTCCCGAGGATACGGAAGGTCTGGTCAACACGGTCCTGTATGTTCGGGGCGTGCAGGTGGCCATCAGTCTGCGCGAGGAAGAGGACCGGATCAAATTTTCCCTCCGATCCAAGGGCAGCGTCAACGTCCAGGCCGTGGCGGCCCGTCTTGGCGGCGGCGGGCACCGCAACGCGGCCGGCGGGCATTTGTTCATGGACATGGACCAAGCCAAGACGCTCATGGTCGAGGCCGTGTCCGCGGAGTTGGCCACGGCATGACCAAGCCGACCTTCAAACAACTTGACGGCGTTCTGGTTTTACATAAACCCGGAGGCCCGACGTCCACGGACTGCCTGAACAAAATCAAGTGGAACCTGGGCCAGAAAAAAATCGGCCACGCCGGCACCCTGGACCCCATGGCCACGGGCGTGCTGGTGGTGTTGCTTGGCCAAGGCACCAAGCTGGCCAATTATCTGAGCGCGGATCGCAAGGCCTATCGCGGCCGCCTCGTCCTGGGCCAGACCACCGACACCTACGACGTCCAGGGCCGAATTCTGACCGAGGCGCCCTGGGACCATCTGACTCCGGAACTGGTGCGCAGCGAAATCCTGTCCTGGAAGGGAACCATGAGTCAGGAAGTGCCGCCGGTGTCCGCGGCCAAGCACCAGGGAACACCGCTTTACGCCCTGCACCGGGCCGGGAAGGAAACTCCGGTCAAGGTCAAGGACGTTACAATTTTCGATGTGGAGATTCTCGATCTGAATCTGCCCCACGTCACATTTCGAGTTGTCTGCTCCGCCGGAACCTATATCCGCTCCCTGGCCCACAGCCTGGGGAAGCGACTTGGGTGCGGGGCGGTGCTCGGCGAACTGGAACGGGAGGCCAGCCACCCGTTTACCCTGGCCCAGGCGCACGATCTCGCCTCGGTCCTGGACAGCAAGGACGGACTGGACAAACTTGTCCTACCCATGGCCCAGGCGCTGCCACACTGGCCCAAGCTGATGCTGACCAAGGAACAAAGCGACTTGGTCCGCAATGGGACAGGGCTGAAAACCAGCCTGTTTCCGCAGTATCCGGCCCAAGGCGGAGACCGGGCCCTCTTGCTCTCCTCCACGGGGCAGCCCTTGGCCCTGGTGGAAGCGCAAGAGCGGGATCAAGGCTTGGTCTGGGCCATCCTGCGCGGGCTCTGGCAGGCCTGACCACACCGGTTCGCGGTGGTTCATGTCAGGAGAAAGAAACATTAAACCGGAGGATATGGCTGTGGTCTTAACCCCTGAACGCAAAGCTGAAATTGTCAAGGAATACGGCAAGACCGAAACGGATACCGGTTCTCCCGAAGTCCAGGTCGCCCTGCTGTCCGCACGGATCGAGTATCTGACCGATCACTTCAAGGGCCATAAGAAGGATTACCATTCCCGCACGGGTCTTCTGAAGCTGGTCGGCAAGCGCAGACAGCTTTTGAACTACCTGCGGAACAAGGACATCCAGAAATACCGCGATCTGATCGCCAAACTCGGTCTGCGCAAGTAGACATCATAAGGCGGGGCCATCGGCCCCGCCTGCTTGTTCACCAATCGCACTCCAGGCGGCGTTTTCGCGGTTTTGTGTTTAGTCCGTGCTCCAATCCCCGATTGCAGTAGGCACTAAACACCAAACCCGCCCAGCTGCCATGCACGGAGTGCCCAACCACCACGAGGTTCATCATGGCATTCCAACTCACCAGCCGAAGCGTCCCCATGGGCGACTCGGAAATCGTCATCGAACACGGCAAACTGGCCTTGCAGGCCAGCGGCTCGGTCACCGTGCGCTGGGGCGACACCATCGTCCTGGTCACGGCCACGCATCAAGCCCTGGACCGCGACGTGGATTTCCTGCCCCTGACCTGCAACTATCAGGAAATGCTCTACGCCGCCGGCCGGATTCCGGGCAGCTATTTCCGCCGCGAAGTCGGCCGCCCCAGCGACCACGAAACCCTGACCTCGCGCCTCATCGACCGCCCCATCCGCCCTTTGTTTCCCAAGGGCTGCACGCATGAAATCCAGGTCATCGCCACGGTCATTTCCTCCGACAAGGAGCACGCCGCCGACATCCTGGCCATGATCGGCGCCTCGGCCGCCCTGCATATTTCCGACATCCCCTTTGCCGGTCCCATCGCGGCCATCCGCGTCGGCTACAAGGACGGGCAATTCCTGCTCAATCCTCCGGCCTCGCAGCTGGCTTCCAGCGACCTGAACATGGTTCTGGCCGGCACGCGCGACGCCGTGGTCATGGTCGAGGGCGGAGCCCAGTTCCTGTCCGAGGATATCATGGCCGAGGCCGTGGCCTGGGGTCACGCCCAGATCCAGCCCATTCTGGACGCCCAGGAAGAACTGCGCGCCGTTCTGGGCAAGGAAAAATTTCTGGTCACGCCGCCCCAGGAAGACACGGAACTGAGCGAAGCCGTGGCCGAACTGGCCGCCGCGCCCCTCGGGGAAGCCCTGACCGTGCCTGGCAAAATGGACCGCAAGGACGCCAAGAAAAAAGTCCGCCAAGACCTGATGGACGCCCTGGCCACCCGTTTTGCCGACACGCCGGAGCGTTTGAAGGGCGTGGGAGAAATTCTGGAACACCTTGAGAAAAAAATCGTCCGCCAACGGATCATGACCGACAAGGTGCGCATCGACGGCCGCGATCTGACCACGGTCCGCCCCCTGACCCTGGAAGTGGGCTTCCTGCCCCGAACCCACGGTTCGGCGATCTTCACCCGTGGCGAAACCAAATCCCTGTGCACCTGCACCCTGGGCAGCACGCGGGACGAGCAGCGCGTGGAAACCCTGGCCGGAGAAACTTCCCGGCGCTTTCTCATGCACTACAACTTCCCGCCGTACAGCGTGGGCGAAGCCCGCATGCTGCGCGCTCCGTCCCGGCGCGAGGTCGGCCACGGCGCCCTGTCCGAACGCGCCCTGGCTCCGGTTCTGCCGCCGGCCGAAACCTTCCCCTTCACCATCCGCGTCGTGTCCGACATCATGGAATCCAACGGTTCCTCGTCCATGGCATCGGTCTGCGGCGGCACCCTGGCCTTGATGGACGCCGGCGTGCCCATCAAAACGCCCATCGCGGGCATCGCCATGGGGCTCATCAAGGAAGCGGACGAATACCTGGTGTTGACCGATATTCTGGGCGACGAGGATCATCTGGGCGACATGGACTTCAAGGTTGCCGGTTCCCGCGACGGCGTGACGTCCATCCAGATGGACATCAAGATCGCCGGCATTCCCGCCGAGGTCATGCGTCAGGCGCTGCACCAGGCCAAGGCCGCCCGGGTCCACATCCTGGATCAGATGGAGGCGGTCATTTCCACGCCGCGTGGCGAATTGTCCCGATTCGCGCCGCAGATGGAAGTGGTGCATATCTCGCCCGAGAAAATCCGCGAGGTCATCGGACCCGGCGGAAAAAATATCAAGGCGATCTGCGAGGCAACCCAGGCCGATATCGACATCGACGATTCCGGCAAGATTTCCATTTTCGCTCCGGACCAGACCTCGCTGGCCAAGGCCCGGGAAATGGTCCTCTACTACGATCAAAAGGCCGAGCTGAATAAGGATTATGACGGCATCGTCAAAAAAATCATGGATTTTGGCGCGTTTATCGAAATCTTGCCAGGCCTTGAAGGGCTTTGCCACATTTCGCAGCTGGCCCGGGAACGGGTCAACACCGTGCAGGACGTTGTCCAGGAAGGCGACGCCATCCGGGTCCGGGTCATCGACATCGAACCTTCGGGTCGCATCAAACTGAGCCGCAAGGCCATCATCCTGGAAGAACTGGGCGAGGAGCCAGAGCCGGAGCAACCCCGTGCTCCGCGTGGTGATCGTCCCCGTGGCGGCGGAGATCGACGCGGTCCCGACCGCCGAGGACCTCGCCGCGACCGGTAGACAACGCCCCTGGCGGGTCGGCACTAACCAGCCGCTCGCCACAAAAAAAGCGCCTTCGGGCGCTTTTTTTGTTTGCAGTGCCAGCGCGCCCCCGCCAATTCCAGCCAGGCAGTGGCCACCATGAACCAGAAAAATTCACGACGAAGCCCGACCAGCCCTGCCTGACCGTCAAAACGCCGGTCATCCAGGGGCGCGAAGCCTCTTGGAAACCCGCAACACGCCGCCCCGAATCAAACAAAAGCGGCATAGAGGACCGTGCAGGCGACAAGACTGGCCACGCGGAAGCCCTGGCTGCACACAATCAGTTCCAATGCCAAAACCGGCTTGTAAATACCCGCATAGTACGGAAACTGATGACGAAAGGCCCGCATGGGCGAAGAAAGGACATTGCCGACCACCAGTGCTAGGACCACATCGCGGACCGACATGGAACCGCTATCGAGCAAGGCTCCGGCCGCAGCCATGCCCGCCGAGAATTCCGCCGCGAGCTGAAACACAATGATGCCCATGGCTTTGGGATGAAGCCAGGACACCCCCCCCAGATACCGGGCGAGAAACTGCTCCGCCAAGGCGAACAGACCGAACGCGTGCATGAAATACACGCCGATATAAATGGGCACGGTGAGGGAGATGATCTTGCGGATTCGCCGTCGAAACCGCTTCCACGTCTTGTCCAGGACAGCCCGCCACGTCACGGTTTCTCCTTGGGGCATGTCCACGGCATGGCAACGATCCAGGCCGTGGAGCAACAAACGACCGACGACAAGGATGCTCACGGTTCGCACCACGGCGGAGCCCACGGTGATGCCCAAATAGACAAAGGCGGCGGACTTGAGAATGGGCGCGGTGATAAAGATCATGCTCGGCAGATGCAGGAAATACGTTGGCACGCTGTTGAACAAATTGGACAGGATCAGCTCGCGCCGGGTCAATCGTCCCTGGTCATACGCCTCGGCCAGCATGGTGTTGGCCGTGACGCCCGAGACAAACGCCACGGCAAAGCTGGCCGCCGAAATATCGCACAGTCGCCCGATGCGGGCCAGGGGCTGGGCCAGCCTGGCCACGAATCGCGTCCAGTGCAGGGCCTCGATCAAATTGCCGATAAAAAGGCCCATGGAGACCAAGGCCACCAACTTCATCAGGGGATATCCCAACGACGACCAAAGCTCGGCCACGTTCATCGCGCGCCTCCGGTGCTGGCAACCTTGATCCGCGGCCGCCAGGCCTCGACAGACCATTTCAAGCCCGCCCCGGAAATCGCGCCCAGGGCGTTGGCGACCATGTCCCGGACATCCATGACCCGCCCCGTGGGCAGGACATCCTGGCCCACTTCCAGGACGACGCCCAGGGCCATGGCCCACGACACGGCCCAGGGACCACGCCCATATCGGCGTCGCCAGGGGCACAGGGCAACCAAAATGGCGTAGGCCAGAAAATGCATCAGCTTGTCGTCATTGGCCATGCCCTGGGGCATGGCCGCGGGCAAAAGAGAAAAGGCGACGAGCGCCAGCACATAGGCGCTCCAGACAATATCCCAGGCACGGTTCATGGATCGAGTTGCACGCATGGGCCGGGACCTAAGCCAAAGCCCCAGCCAGGGCAAGGTTTTGGGGTTCTTGTTATTTGCGCGACAAGCGACTATGGGCTCGCCATGTCGCCCTGTCCCCGTATTTGGATCAGCGCCGGCGAAACATCCGGCGATTTGCACGGCCAGCTTTTGGTCCACGCCCTGCGCGAACAAAACCCGAACGCCCGGTTCATGGGCATGGCGGGGCCGGCCATGCGCGCCGAGGGGGTCGAGCCCATTCTGCGAAGCGAGGATCTGTCCGTCATGGGTTTCACCGAGGTTCTGGCACGGTTGCCAAAAATCGTGGCCCTCCTGAAAACCGTCAAACACAATCTCGCGCGCATCCGGCCCGACGTACTCGTGGTCATCGATGCTCCGGATTTTCATTTCCGCGTGGTCCGCATCGCGCGGGCCCTGGGTATCCCGGTCGTGTATTACATCAGTCCCAAGCTTTGGGCCTGGCGCGAAGGCCGCGTCGCCTTTATCCGGGACCATGTGGACCGTCTTGTGTCCATCCTGCCCTTCGAAGTGGACTTCTATGCCAGGCATGGCATGCGCATCGACTACGTGGGACATCCACTGCTGGACACGCTCCGCACGCCGGAACTCATGGCCATTCAGCCACTTGCCCGGCGTATTGGCATCCTGCCCGGAAGCCGCGAACGCGAAATCGCGACCCTGTTGCCCCTCTTTGCCCGCACGGCGGAGCTGCTCGCCTCGCGCTTTCCGGAACTGGAATTCGTGCTGCCCGTGGCTCCGGGCATGGACACGACGCTCATCTCCCGCTACTGGACCGCGACACGGCCGGTGACGCTGGTCGAAAGCGAAATCCGCCATGCCACCATGCGCTCCTGCCGGGCCATCATGGCGGCCTCGGGCACGGCCACCCTGGAAACAGCCCTGCTCGGCGTGCCCACGGTCGTGGCCTATAAATTTTCGCGACCGAGCTTCCTGCTCGGCAAACTTTTGGTCAAGGTGCCCTACATTTCCCTGCCCAACCTCATTCTCGGCGATGAAATCTTTCCGGAATATCTTCAAAACGCGGCCCACCCCCCGGCCATGGCTGCCCGGATTTCGCAATGGATTCCCGATGGCCCCCACCGGGACGATCTGCGTCGCCGCCTTGACTCGCTCCCCTCCCTGCTCGGCGACGGCAACGCGACCCGCCGGGCAGCCCGCATTGTCCTGGAAACGCTCCACCATCCATAGCGCAAGCGTCCACGGCATCACCCAAAAAACAAACAGCTCTTTTATTTTGTCAACAAGTCTATAGAATTATTTCATAATGTTGAGAAGGACCGCCTTACATGAAACACCACGCGCGCACTCTTTTATTGACGCTTTGCCTCGTCGCCCAACCCGCCCTCTTCCACGCCGATGACACAGTGGAAATCCATGGAATTCTTGAAGAAACGACGGCTGGCGTGATCCTGGTCACCGACGCCTCCAGCTATATTATCCGCGGCATCGACGCCTCTGGACTGGACGGGCGCAGGGCCATTGTTCTTGGAGACCAAGGCGAGGACAACGGACTGGAATACATCGACGCCACGGAAATCAAAATCGCACAATAAGGATCGATCGCGACAGACAAACCCACGCTTGACAATCGATTCTCCATTGTTCATCACAGCGGTCATGCAGACCTCCTCCATTACCCCCATTTGCATTATTCTGTCCGTGATTATCCAGTCACGACCGGGGGAGTGACGCATTCGCAAACCAGTTCGCGCGATCAAAAGCCCCCGACCTCATGGCCGGGGGCTTTTTTTTCAGGACCAACTCTGGATCGACGCGACAAATCCACGGCATGACCAGCAACCAATGGGGAAACTCCATGAACGCCATTCAAATCTATGACACCACGCTGCGCGACGGGACCCAATCCGAGGAACTGAACCTGTCCACCGAAGACAAGCTGCGCATCGCGACCAGGCTCGACCAGCTTGGCGTCGCGTACATCGAGGGCGGTTGGCCCGGCTCCAACCCCAAGGACAAACGCTTTTTCACCGAAATGCGCCAATACGAACTGCACACGGCCAAACTGGCGGCCTTCGGCTCGACCCACGCCGCCAAGGGCACTGCGGAAAGTGACGCCAACCTGCAGACCCTGGTCGAATGCGGCGCGCCCGTGCTGACCATCTTCGGCAAGACCTGGGACATCCATGTCACCGATGCCCTAAAAATCACCCTGGAACGCAACCTGGAACTCATCCGCGACTCCCTGGCCTTTCTGCGCCCGCACGCGCGGGAGCTGTTTTACGACGCCGAGCACTTTTTCGACGGCTACAAGGCCAATCCGGACTACGCCCTGCACTGCCTGCGCACGGCTTGGGCGGCCGGAGCCGATCTGCTGGTCCTCTGCGACACCAACGGCGGCAGCATGTCCGAAGAAATCGCGTCCATCATGGACGCGGTCACGACGCAAATGCCCGAAGCCAGGTTCGGCATCCACGCCCACAACGACTGCGAGCTGGCGGTGGCCAACTCCCTGACCGCCGTCCGCCACGGCGCGATCCAGGTCCAGGGAACCATCAACGGCTATGGTGAACGCTGCGGCAACGCCAACCTGTGCTCCATCATTCCCAACCTGGAACTCAAAATGGACCGCGTCTGCCTGCCCCAAGGCAATCTGCAACGCCTGACCGAGACCGCGTCCTTCGTGTCCGAGGTCGCCAATCTGCGCTGCTTCAAGCGCCAGCCCTACACGGGTCTTTCGGCCTTCACCCACAAGGGCGGCGTGCATGTGGCCGCCGTACGTCGCAATCCCCGCACCTACGAACACATCGAGCCGGGATTGGTGGGCAACAAACAACGCATCCTGCTCTCGGATTTGGCCGGCCAATCCAATATTCTCTACAAGGCCAAGCAATATGGCTTTGAACTGGACAAGGGCGATCCCTTTGTCCTGGAGCTTTTGACCGAACTCAAGAACCGGGAAAACCAAGGCTACGAGTATTCCGCGGCCGAGGCGTCCTACGAGCTTCTGGTCAATCGCGTCCTGGGGCGGGCGCGGAACTATTTCCGGTTGGTCAGTGTCCGCATCCTGGACTCGATTTTCACCGAAGCCACGGAACCCTTCACCGAAGCCACGGTCATGCTGCGCGTGGGCGGGCTGGTCGAACACACCGCGGCCACGGGCAAGGGTCCGGTCAATGCCATGGACGGCGCGCTGCGCAAGGCCTTGGAGCGCTTCTACCCCAACCTGGCCGAAATGCGTCTCTTGGATTTCAAGGTCCGCGTCCTGGCTGGCATGCCCAGCGCGGACGGTCACCGGGGCACGGCCTCGGTGGTACGGGTATTGATCGAATCCGGGGACCACACGCATCGCTGGACCACGGTGGGCGTGTCCTACAATATCATCGAGGCCAGCCGGCAGGCCCTGGAAGATTCCATCAATTACAAGCTCTTCAAGGATGACCAGCGCAAGCTGACCCAGGCCATCCGCGAAATCTAACAGAAAAGGCCCCGCTCGGTGAGCGGGGCCTTCGCGTCTGGGATCCTCGGACGCGCGGGAATTATTTCAGTCCAAGGGCTTCCTTGATGTAGGGGAAATCAATGATGGAGCTGACCAGCTGGGAACCATGCTGGATCTTGATCACGTCACGGAGCTTGTGCCGAGACAAAATGGCTTCCATCTTCTTGGCCACGGAAAAGGTGTCATCACGGACCACGACAATGGGCACTTCCAACACCTCGGCCCGGGTCATGATAATGTCGTTGGGATACAGATTGCCGGTCAGGACCAAACACTGACACTGTCCTTCCAAGGCGACCAGCTGCACGTCGGAGCGATCACCGCCGACAATGATGGCCGATTTCCGGCTCTTGCGGAAATGCGTCATGAAATTTTCGACCTGCATGGTGCCGATCAGAAAATTTTCCACCACCCGGTCGGACTTGTCCTGGGCCGTGATGACCTTGCCACCAAGGCGATCGGCCAAATCAGCGACCTTGATGGCGCCCATGAGCGGATCGCTCGGAATCTTGCCCAGAACCTTGATGCCCTTGCTCTCCAGAAAGGGATGGAGCAAGGAGTCCAATTCTTCCTTGAACGCCGGGGGGATGTCATTGAGCAGCACGCCCAAAAGCTGGTCGCCAAGCAATTCCTTCATGGCCACCAGATAGTCGTAGTTCAATTCCTTGACATAGCGGTCAATGATGATGCCCTTGATATCCAGGGCCTTGATCACGCTGATTCCATCCACGTTGCAATACTTGCCCGAATACATACTTCCGGAACCGGCGACGATCATGACGTCCTTGTCCTTGCCCAGGGCCTCGTAGGCGGCCTTGATCCTGGGCATCAGATCCTCGCACTTGCCGGTGAAGGCCTTCATCTTGAAGTCCTGATCCACGACCACGGGCGTGACCAGGGCCGGGTCTTCTGTCTGCCCCAGGATATCCTGGACAAAAAAAGCGTCCGCGTCCCCGAGCACGCCGTTCTTCTCCTGGGGCAAGGCGCCAACCGGCTTCATGTATCCGACGCGGTATCCCTCTTTCTGCAGCTTGAGCCCCAGTCCCATGGCGATCATGTTCTTGCCGGAATATCCGGATGTCGCGCCCACATAAATTCCTATCATGCTCCCTCCCGATACGAAGTGAAATCTTTCCCCGACCCGACGACCGACCCTAATCCGACGGGGGCAGCAGTGTCATCCGGGCTCCGGCCACCCATGCCCCTCGGGACGTGGCCAAAACCGGATCAAGCTCCAAGGTGTAAATCTCCGGGAAATCCAGGGCCATCTGGGACACGGTCAGCAATACATCCTCCAGTGCCCGCAAGTCCAGCGCGTCGCGGCCCCGCTCGCGCTTCAGCAAAGGAAAAGCCTTGATCTCGCGGATCATGTCCCCCGCGTCCTCCAGGGACAACGGAGCCAGGCGTAATGAAAAATCATTGAAAATCTCGGCATGGCTGCCGGACAAGGCAAAACGGAAAAGCGGGCCGAATTTGGGATCGCGCTGCATGCGGATGCAGATTTCCCGAGGCCGGCCCAAAATCATTTCCTGAACCAGGCAGCCGGACACGAATGCCTCCTGACGCAGACACTGGACCCGTGCCGTCAACTGGGCAAATCCGGCGCGCACCTCGTCCGGCGTGTTCAAACCGATTTCCACGCCGTTCACGTCACGTTTGTATTCGATATCGGGCGAGGCGATTTTAAGCGCCACCGGACAGGCCAGACGCTTGGCGATCTTGGCCGCGCTCTTGCTGGTCCTGGCCAGTTCCGTCCGGGGAAACTGCAGCTCATAGGCCTGGAGCAGGGGCTGTATCTCGAAGCCGAAAAGTTCGGTTTTGCCCACGGCCAGGCAATCCTCCAAAAAGCGCTCGGCCTTGGCCTTGTCCCGACGGTAGCAGACCTCCACCGGGTAGGGCTTTTTCTTCCACTCGGCATAGCCGAGCATCGCGTTCAGGCTGGCCAGGGCGGCTTGTGGATAGGAATAGCACGGCAGGCCATGGCTTTGCAAAAATCGTTTCTCCTCGAGCACGCCCTCCTGTCCAATCAAGCACACGGCCAGGGATCTCTCCGCGACCTTGGGCACGGACACCAACTCGCGGACGATTTCCGACACATCCACTCCCAGTCCGGGAGCAATGACCATCAATACCATGTGGACCTGACGATCCGCGAGGACTTCCCGCAAGGTTTGAGCGTATTGAGTCGGCGTCGCGGCCATGCCGATATCGACGGGATTGGAAATCCGGGCATGACGCGGCAAAACAGCCCCAAGCCGCGCCACGGTTCCCTCGCTCAACGGCGGTAGGGTCATGTTCGTTCCGGCCATGCCATCGGCCGCCAAAATACCCGCGCCCCCGGAATTGGTGACAATGGCCAGGTTGGGCCCCTTGGGCAGGGGCTGGGTGCCAAAAACACGGGCCAAGTCGAACAAGGAAGAAAGACTGTCGGCCTGGATGATGCCGGCCTGTTTGAGCGCTGTCTGATAGGCCCGTTCGGAACCGGTCAGGGCGCCGACATGGGAGGCAATGGCCTTTTGCCCATGTTCGGTCATGCCCGCCTGGAGCATGATCACCGGTTTCTCGCGGGTAATGGTCTGGCTGATGCGGGCAAAACGTCGTCCGTTGTTCATGCCCTCGAGGT contains:
- a CDS encoding DUF503 domain-containing protein is translated as MIVGTLRLEFRLHGVFSLKEKRKTANSLKQKLRNTFNVAVAETEAQDAHQILVLGVVTVANETRHVHSQLSKVLAWVEASTDDELVHADMDVFGA
- the rbfA gene encoding 30S ribosome-binding factor RbfA, giving the protein MQRSTTRRSAQMADQIMQVLGMLLVQEVEDPVLALTTITGVRLNRDFSIAEVLYTHIRGRAAEAEIDKALHRAKGFLRTRLGRELKLRAIPDLRFTWDTFLEDMVYDAPPETHC
- a CDS encoding bifunctional oligoribonuclease/PAP phosphatase NrnA, translating into MTPPLKLIVERIRETDNFLIVSHVSPDGDALGSMLAMGELLRALDKHVTLFNESGLPDRFTWLKPKWDIPRELPATEPETVIVLDCGSPERAGSVIAPWLASKPVINIDHHLGNPMFGTLNWVEQRASSVGEMIGMLARKLGMPLAGLLGEYVYLALVSDTGDFRFNNTRPETLEMAAEILRLGLLPGPFHEQMQSTGTLDQLRMRGTVIQQASLHAQGRITLIAFTRDIFERTGTGPEDTEGLVNTVLYVRGVQVAISLREEEDRIKFSLRSKGSVNVQAVAARLGGGGHRNAAGGHLFMDMDQAKTLMVEAVSAELATA
- the truB gene encoding tRNA pseudouridine(55) synthase TruB, producing MTKPTFKQLDGVLVLHKPGGPTSTDCLNKIKWNLGQKKIGHAGTLDPMATGVLVVLLGQGTKLANYLSADRKAYRGRLVLGQTTDTYDVQGRILTEAPWDHLTPELVRSEILSWKGTMSQEVPPVSAAKHQGTPLYALHRAGKETPVKVKDVTIFDVEILDLNLPHVTFRVVCSAGTYIRSLAHSLGKRLGCGAVLGELEREASHPFTLAQAHDLASVLDSKDGLDKLVLPMAQALPHWPKLMLTKEQSDLVRNGTGLKTSLFPQYPAQGGDRALLLSSTGQPLALVEAQERDQGLVWAILRGLWQA
- a CDS encoding 30S ribosomal protein S15, giving the protein MVLTPERKAEIVKEYGKTETDTGSPEVQVALLSARIEYLTDHFKGHKKDYHSRTGLLKLVGKRRQLLNYLRNKDIQKYRDLIAKLGLRK
- the pnp gene encoding polyribonucleotide nucleotidyltransferase; translated protein: MMAFQLTSRSVPMGDSEIVIEHGKLALQASGSVTVRWGDTIVLVTATHQALDRDVDFLPLTCNYQEMLYAAGRIPGSYFRREVGRPSDHETLTSRLIDRPIRPLFPKGCTHEIQVIATVISSDKEHAADILAMIGASAALHISDIPFAGPIAAIRVGYKDGQFLLNPPASQLASSDLNMVLAGTRDAVVMVEGGAQFLSEDIMAEAVAWGHAQIQPILDAQEELRAVLGKEKFLVTPPQEDTELSEAVAELAAAPLGEALTVPGKMDRKDAKKKVRQDLMDALATRFADTPERLKGVGEILEHLEKKIVRQRIMTDKVRIDGRDLTTVRPLTLEVGFLPRTHGSAIFTRGETKSLCTCTLGSTRDEQRVETLAGETSRRFLMHYNFPPYSVGEARMLRAPSRREVGHGALSERALAPVLPPAETFPFTIRVVSDIMESNGSSSMASVCGGTLALMDAGVPIKTPIAGIAMGLIKEADEYLVLTDILGDEDHLGDMDFKVAGSRDGVTSIQMDIKIAGIPAEVMRQALHQAKAARVHILDQMEAVISTPRGELSRFAPQMEVVHISPEKIREVIGPGGKNIKAICEATQADIDIDDSGKISIFAPDQTSLAKAREMVLYYDQKAELNKDYDGIVKKIMDFGAFIEILPGLEGLCHISQLARERVNTVQDVVQEGDAIRVRVIDIEPSGRIKLSRKAIILEELGEEPEPEQPRAPRGDRPRGGGDRRGPDRRGPRRDR
- a CDS encoding VanZ family protein yields the protein MRATRSMNRAWDIVWSAYVLALVAFSLLPAAMPQGMANDDKLMHFLAYAILVALCPWRRRYGRGPWAVSWAMALGVVLEVGQDVLPTGRVMDVRDMVANALGAISGAGLKWSVEAWRPRIKVASTGGAR
- a CDS encoding lipid-A-disaccharide synthase; its protein translation is MSPCPRIWISAGETSGDLHGQLLVHALREQNPNARFMGMAGPAMRAEGVEPILRSEDLSVMGFTEVLARLPKIVALLKTVKHNLARIRPDVLVVIDAPDFHFRVVRIARALGIPVVYYISPKLWAWREGRVAFIRDHVDRLVSILPFEVDFYARHGMRIDYVGHPLLDTLRTPELMAIQPLARRIGILPGSREREIATLLPLFARTAELLASRFPELEFVLPVAPGMDTTLISRYWTATRPVTLVESEIRHATMRSCRAIMAASGTATLETALLGVPTVVAYKFSRPSFLLGKLLVKVPYISLPNLILGDEIFPEYLQNAAHPPAMAARISQWIPDGPHRDDLRRRLDSLPSLLGDGNATRRAARIVLETLHHP